In Aegilops tauschii subsp. strangulata cultivar AL8/78 chromosome 3, Aet v6.0, whole genome shotgun sequence, one genomic interval encodes:
- the LOC109776902 gene encoding uncharacterized protein → MGIPVSRLSKSNMQFHGVIPRKKAKSIGKIAFDVVFGKKWNFRKELLTFEVVDFHSAYHTILGRPAYARFMARPCYVYLELKMPGPSGVITVTSNRKLAEEWLQKGSQIADEKMAMAELDEYKKAVDWNDLLNSKKPTVESAFLSAGETNPVHVHPEDPSIAPTNISMTLESK, encoded by the coding sequence ATGGGCATTCCGGTGTCCCGGCTCAGCAAGAGCAACATGCAGTTCCACGGGGTAATTCCCAGGAAGAAGGCCAAGTCAATCGGGAAAATTGCCTTCGACGTCGTATTCGGCAAAAAGTGGAACTTCAGAAAGGAGCTGCTAACTTTTGAAGTGGTAGACTTCCATAGTGCTTACCACACCATCCTGGGTAGGCCAGcctatgcacgtttcatggcccGCCCATGTTACGTATATCTTGAACTTAAGATGCCAGGGCCGAGTGGTGTGATCACTGTCACAAGCAATCGGAAGTTAGCCGAGGAGTGGCTCCAAAAAGGCTCCCAGATCGCTGATGAGAAGATGGCGATGGCTGAGTTGGACGAGTACAAGAAAGCGGTGGATTGGAATGATCTGCTGAACTCCAAAAAGCCGACTGTGGAATCCGCTTTCCTGTCGGCAGGGGAGACGAACCCAGTGCATGTTCATCCTGAGGATCCAAGTATCGCCCCAACCAACATCTCCATGACCCTtgaaagcaaatag